From a region of the Arachis ipaensis cultivar K30076 chromosome B09, Araip1.1, whole genome shotgun sequence genome:
- the LOC107618693 gene encoding E3 ubiquitin-protein ligase SPL2, with protein MSSHDQVLASLLSQIVLSFDGAVLGLALAYAAIRSIRNFTTNSASLRKLRRAPSVSVSDLRSLLSDSDGNSDDGGIVVVRGTVEPKAAVDGSWKSLRPSLLVSRESGDKAVVLQITQTCIYNEWKGLFGWTSDLRAIFARSWRQPESKFLRKVPFVLVDVGRQPSTEYVVVNLDGSRHPLPLTTVYHKLQPINASPYTFLQALFGHEYPVGLLEEEKILPVGKDITAVGLCSVRNGIPEIKSCKDLPYFLSELSKDQMIVDLSFKTKVLFWGGIVLGSVSIGILGYSVARNWNKWMQWKEQRQRQQQRQAVIDEVDPQVDEQNEDIADGQLCVICLMRRRRSVFVPCGHLVCCQGCAISVEREVAPKCPVCRQEIRQSVRIFES; from the exons ATGTCCTCGCATGATCAAGTCCTAGCGTCTCTCCTCTCCCAGATTGTTCTTTCCTTCGACGGCGCCGTTTTGGGCCTCGCCTTGGCCTACGCCGCCATCCGCTCCATCCGCAATTTCACCACCAACTCCGCCTCCCTCCGCAAGCTCCGTCGCGCTCCCTCCGTCTCCGTCTCCGACCTCCGCTCGCTCCTCTCGGACTCCGATGGAAATTCTGACGATGGCGGAATTGTAGTTGTACGTGGCACCGTTGAGCCCAAGGCCGCCGTCGACGGCAGCTGGAAAAGCTTGAGGCCAAGCCTCTTGGTCTCTCGTGAGTCCGGCGACAAAGCCGTCGTCCTTCAAATAACTCAAACG TGTATATACAATGAGTGGAAGGGCTTATTTGGATGGACTTCAGATCTTCGAGCTATTTTTGCAAGGTCTTGGAGACAACCAGAGTCCAAATTCCTAAGAAAG GTGCCTTTTGTTCTGGTTGATGTTGGACGGCAGCCAAGTACTGAATATGTTGTTGTCAACTTAGATGGATCAAGACATCCCTTACCTCTGACAACAGTTTATCATAAATTACAACCCATAAATGCTTCTCCTTATACATTCCTGCAAGCGCTTTTTGGGCATGAGTATCCA GTTGGACTACTAGAGGAAGAGAAAATTCTTCCTGTGGGGAAGGATATCACAGCGGTTGGCCTTTGCAGTGTAAGAAATGGAATTCCCGAAATTAAGTCATGTAAAGACCTACCATATTTTTT GTCGGAGTTGAGCAAAGATCAGATGATTGTAGATCTTTCCTTCAAAACGAAAGTACTGTTTTGGGGTGGAATTGTTCTTGGTTCAGTATCAATTGGGATTCTTGGCTATTCAGTCGCTAG AAACTGGAATAAGTGGATGCAATGGAAAGAACAGCGGCAGCGCCAGCAACAAAGGCAAGCGGTTATTGATGAAGTTGATCCTCAAGTGGATGAGCAGAATGAAGATATTGCAGATGGACAGTTGTGTGTCATATGCCTGATGAGGAGAAGGCGCTCTGTTTTCGTCCCCTGTGGGCACCTTGTGTGTTGCCAAGGATGTGCCATATCGGTGGAACGCGAAGTGGCACCCAAGTGTCCTGTTTGTCGACAGGAGATCCGGCAGTCGGTTCGGATTTTTGAATCCTGA
- the LOC107616646 gene encoding uncharacterized protein LOC107616646 isoform X2 translates to MFLNSASKGLIPTFDELLPGIDHRFCVRHLYSNFRKRFPGVQLKIMMWKAAKATYVQEWERRMKEIQQVDQGAYNHLMEIPAKYWSKSRFNYFSRVDTLVNNMCECFNSVIVEAREKLIVSMLEDIRVYLMNRWSDNRQSIVTYAGEILPKINKKIEREFDKGGEWLAIYAGRDKYEVSSSQGNRAKFVVDLNLHECSCRKFQLTGYPCEHAMSCIRKMCLDVKNYVNKCYRKQTYVDCYQHVIYPLNGPNLWSRTENDDVLPPVFRKPIGRPKLRRNKTGDEPRNNGPLSKLARTGQQQKCSYCFALGHNKRTCPRKRKMEAAAKKNATAQAKKGAKKGAGTTRTPKPNKIPAKTTTQPATRLQPKRKSSTQVGGSQESQTSSKRARCSSSASQPQPSIATVTSPSRRSLRFMAKTPPRAWKALG, encoded by the exons ATGTTTTTAAATTCTGCTTCAAAGGGATTGATCCCAACCTTTGATGAGTTGCTGCCTGGCATAGACCACCGGTTTTGTGTCAGGCACTTATATAGCAACTTCAGAAAAAGGTTCCCAGGTGTTCAGCTAAAGATTATGATGTGGAAGGCTGCAAAGGCAACATATGTCCAGGAATGGGAGAGGAGGATGAAGGAGATTCAGCAGGTTGATCAAGGAGCTTATAATCATCTCATGGAGATCCCTGCCAAGTATTGGAGCAAGTCcaggtttaattatttttctagagTGGATACACTTGTTAACAACATGTGTGAGTGTTTTAACTCTGTTATTGTAGAGGCTAGAGAGAAACTGATTGTTTCCATGCTAGAAGACATTAGGGTTTATCTAATGAATAGGTGGTCTGATAACAGGCAAAGTATAGTAACATATGCCGGAGAAATATTgccaaaaataaacaagaaaattgaaaGGGAGTTTGATAAGGGTGGGGAGTGGCTGGCCATATATGCTGGTAGGGACAAATATGAAGTGTCTAGCAGTCAGGGTAATAGAGCCAAGTTTGTTGTGGACTTAAACTTACATGAGTGCTCCTGTAGAAAATTTCAACTAACAGGTTACCCTTGTGAGCATGCCATGAGCTGCATTAGGAAAATGTGTCTAGATGTTAAGAACTATGTCAACAAGTGTTATAGGAAACAGACCTACGTGGACTGCTACCAACATGTAATCTACCCACTGAATGGACCAAATCTCTGGTCCCGGACTGAGAATGATGATGTGCTGCCACCAGTGTTTAGGAAACCAATAGGGCGCCCAAAACTGAGGAGGAACAAGACTGGTGATGAGCCACGCAACAATGGACCACTGTCTAAGTTAGCAAGGACTGGACAACAACAAAAATGTTCATATTGTTTTGCACTTGGTCACAACAAAAGAACCTGCCCTAGAAAACGTAAGATGGAGGCTGCAGCAAAAAAG AATGCAACTGCACAAGCCAAGAAAGGGGCCAAGAAAGGGGCTGGCACAACTAGGACTCCAAAACCCAACAAGATCCCTGCCAAGACAACAACACAGCCAGCAACAAGACTTCAGCCAAAGAGGAAGAGCAGTACACAAGTTGGAGGAAGCCAGGAGTCACAGACATCATCCAAGAGAGCTAGATGCAGCAGCAGTGCCAGTCAACCACAACCATCAATAGCAACAGTCACTAGCCCATCAAGGAGGTCCCTGAGGTTCATGGCAAAAACACCACCTAGGGCCTGGAAGGCATTGGGATGA
- the LOC107616646 gene encoding uncharacterized protein LOC107616646 isoform X1 translates to MFLNSASKGLIPTFDELLPGIDHRFCVRHLYSNFRKRFPGVQLKIMMWKAAKATYVQEWERRMKEIQQVDQGAYNHLMEIPAKYWSKSRFNYFSRVDTLVNNMCECFNSVIVEAREKLIVSMLEDIRVYLMNRWSDNRQSIVTYAGEILPKINKKIEREFDKGGEWLAIYAGRDKYEVSSSQGNRAKFVVDLNLHECSCRKFQLTGYPCEHAMSCIRKMCLDVKNYVNKCYRKQTYVDCYQHVIYPLNGPNLWSRTENDDVLPPVFRKPIGRPKLRRNKTGDEPRNNGPLSKLARTGQQQKCSYCFALGHNKRTCPRKRKMEAAAKKQNATAQAKKGAKKGAGTTRTPKPNKIPAKTTTQPATRLQPKRKSSTQVGGSQESQTSSKRARCSSSASQPQPSIATVTSPSRRSLRFMAKTPPRAWKALG, encoded by the exons ATGTTTTTAAATTCTGCTTCAAAGGGATTGATCCCAACCTTTGATGAGTTGCTGCCTGGCATAGACCACCGGTTTTGTGTCAGGCACTTATATAGCAACTTCAGAAAAAGGTTCCCAGGTGTTCAGCTAAAGATTATGATGTGGAAGGCTGCAAAGGCAACATATGTCCAGGAATGGGAGAGGAGGATGAAGGAGATTCAGCAGGTTGATCAAGGAGCTTATAATCATCTCATGGAGATCCCTGCCAAGTATTGGAGCAAGTCcaggtttaattatttttctagagTGGATACACTTGTTAACAACATGTGTGAGTGTTTTAACTCTGTTATTGTAGAGGCTAGAGAGAAACTGATTGTTTCCATGCTAGAAGACATTAGGGTTTATCTAATGAATAGGTGGTCTGATAACAGGCAAAGTATAGTAACATATGCCGGAGAAATATTgccaaaaataaacaagaaaattgaaaGGGAGTTTGATAAGGGTGGGGAGTGGCTGGCCATATATGCTGGTAGGGACAAATATGAAGTGTCTAGCAGTCAGGGTAATAGAGCCAAGTTTGTTGTGGACTTAAACTTACATGAGTGCTCCTGTAGAAAATTTCAACTAACAGGTTACCCTTGTGAGCATGCCATGAGCTGCATTAGGAAAATGTGTCTAGATGTTAAGAACTATGTCAACAAGTGTTATAGGAAACAGACCTACGTGGACTGCTACCAACATGTAATCTACCCACTGAATGGACCAAATCTCTGGTCCCGGACTGAGAATGATGATGTGCTGCCACCAGTGTTTAGGAAACCAATAGGGCGCCCAAAACTGAGGAGGAACAAGACTGGTGATGAGCCACGCAACAATGGACCACTGTCTAAGTTAGCAAGGACTGGACAACAACAAAAATGTTCATATTGTTTTGCACTTGGTCACAACAAAAGAACCTGCCCTAGAAAACGTAAGATGGAGGCTGCAGCAAAAAAG CAGAATGCAACTGCACAAGCCAAGAAAGGGGCCAAGAAAGGGGCTGGCACAACTAGGACTCCAAAACCCAACAAGATCCCTGCCAAGACAACAACACAGCCAGCAACAAGACTTCAGCCAAAGAGGAAGAGCAGTACACAAGTTGGAGGAAGCCAGGAGTCACAGACATCATCCAAGAGAGCTAGATGCAGCAGCAGTGCCAGTCAACCACAACCATCAATAGCAACAGTCACTAGCCCATCAAGGAGGTCCCTGAGGTTCATGGCAAAAACACCACCTAGGGCCTGGAAGGCATTGGGATGA
- the LOC107618395 gene encoding F-box protein At2g02240: protein MDLQALPEGCIANILSLTTPLDAGRLSLISRTFCSAAQSDFVWERFLPSDLESIISDSREFSSLIAAYPSKKALYLHLSDHPLLIDHGRKSFQLDKRTGKKCYMIAARDLTIIWGSTPQYWDWITLPESRFREVAKLLAVCWFEIRRNISTIILSPGTQYAAFLVYKMIDAHGFHLEPAELTVGIVGGISSTKSVCLDPNIEERRLGPNFQGLERPKERSDGWLEIEMGDFFNLGLEDEVEMRVIEIDSKWWKHGFFLQGIEVRPKIV, encoded by the exons ATGGATCTGCAAGCGTTGCCGGAAGGATGCATAGCCAACATACTGTCTCTAACCACTCCTCTTGATGCCGGCAGGCTCTCCTTGATTTCCAGAACCTTCTGTTCTGCCGCCCAATCTGATTTTGTCTGGGAACGTTTCTTACCCTCTGATTTGGAATCCATCATTTCTGATTCTCGTGAATTTTCTTCTTTGATTGCCGCCTATCCTTCTAAGAAGGCCCTCTACCTTCATCTCTCCGACCATCCTCTTCTCATTGACCACGGTCGCAAG AGCTTTCAATTGGACAAACGGACTGGGAAGAAGTGTTACATGATTGCTGCAAGAGACCTTACCATTATTTGGGGTTCCACTCCTCAGTACTGGGACTGGATAACCCTGCCTGAATCCAG GTTTAGAGAAGTTGCTAAACTTCTTGCTGTGTGTTGGTTCGAGATTCGTAGGAACATCAGCACCATTATATTGTCCCCAGGCACACAATATGCAGCTTTTCTTGTGTACAAGATGATCGATGCTCATGGATTTCACTTAGAGCCCGCCGAGTTAACAGTAGGCATAGTCGGAGGGATAAGTTCTACCAAAAGTGTTTGTTTGGACCCAAACATAGAAGAGAGGCGTTTGGGCCCCAATTTCCAAGGATTGGAACGACCGAAGGAGAGAAGCGATGGGTGGTTGGAGATTGAGATGGGAGACTTCTTCAACTTAGGATTAGAAGATGAAGTTGAGATGAGAGTTATAGAGATAGACAGCAAATGGTGGAAGCATGGTTTCTTTCTTCAAGGGATAGAAGTTAGGCCTAAAATCGTATGA
- the LOC107615114 gene encoding protein MAIN-LIKE 2-like — MRRQQGMRLDERYVPYLQMAGLYYLARLNDRWFRLNEPLVSAFVEQWRSETHTFHMPFVECTITLQDVAYQLGLPVDGRYVSGCLTDFQIYIQGGRPAWVWFQELLGVLPLANQIQKFALFADKSGNRIHMRWLPYVARLEEMGGYSWGRQH; from the exons ATGCGGCGCCAGCAGGGCATGCGACTCGACGAGAggtacgttccgtacttgcagatggctgGATTATACTATCTTGCGAGactgaacgatagatggttcaGATTGAATGAGCCCCTTGTCAGTGCTTTTGTCGAGCAGTGGCGTTCGGAGACGCACACATTCCACATGCCGTTTGtggagtgcacgatcacactacaggacgtggcgtaccagtTGGGGTTGCCGGTCGACGGACGTTATGTCAGCGGTTGTTTGACCGATTTCCAGATATACATCCAGGGTGGCCGTCCAGCATGGgtgtggttccaggagttgcttggagtgTTACCTCTTGCAAACCAAATTCAGAAGTTTGCA ctgtttgccgacaagtccggcaacCGTATTCACATGAGATGGCTACCCTACGTGGctaggcttgaggagatgggtgGCTACAGTTGGGGTCGGCAGCACTAG